One genomic window of Glycine soja cultivar W05 chromosome 9, ASM419377v2, whole genome shotgun sequence includes the following:
- the LOC114425680 gene encoding protein cornichon homolog 4-like, with amino-acid sequence MAEVLYWISTFVLILTLLCILGYQLILLVDLEFDYINPYDSTSRINQVVLPEFIIHGIFCFTNLIAGHWFIFLLSLPFLYYNLRLYIKREHLADVTEIYNKLYWEKKKRLFKVGYLVLVFVFSIVSLVWTLAEDVH; translated from the exons ATGGCGGAGGTGTTATATTGGATCTCAACGTTTGTTCTAATTTTGACCCTTCTATGTATCCTCGGTTACCAG CTTATATTATTGGTGGACTTGGAATTTGATTATATCAACCCATACGATTCAACGTCTCGGATAAACCAGGTTGTCTTACCAGAGTTCATCATCCATGGAATCTTCTGCTTCACCAATCTTATAGCCGGGCATTGGTTTATATTCCTGCTATCTCTCCCTTTCCTGTATTACAATCTGagatt GTACATTAAAAGAGAGCACTTAGCAGATGTTACTGAAATCTACAATAAGCTATATTGGGAGAAAAAGAAGCGGCTGTTCAAAGTTGGATATCTTGTTTTGGTATTTGTATTTTCTATAGTCAG CTTGGTATGGACCCTTGCCGAGGATGTGCATTAA
- the LOC114425280 gene encoding AT-hook motif nuclear-localized protein 7-like, whose product MEGREGISSGVTVIGAEAPSAYHMAPRSEAPSQVPPPVPEATAGAIGVSPASVGLDGTAAKKKRGRPRKYGPDGLNSMALSPIPISSSAPFANEFSSGKQRGKPRAMEYKLPKKVGVDLFGDSVGTNFMPHIIAVNTGEDITMKVISFSQQGPRAICILSASGVISNVTLRQPDSSGGTLTYEGRFEILSLSGSFMPTDNQGTRSRSGGMSVSLSSPDGRIVGGGVAGLLVAAGPVQVVVGSFLPNNPQDKKPKKPKSDYAPANVTPSIAVSSAPPPTNGEKEDVMGGHLLHNNSGTTLNSNFSPPSAFRRENWVNMHSMADSMKSVTDINISLPDS is encoded by the exons ATGGAAGGAAGAGAAGGGATAAGTTCTGGGGTTACAGTGATAGGAGCAGAAGCTCCATCAGCCTATCACATGGCACCAAGGAGTGAAGCTCCAAGCCAAGTTCCTCCACCTGTTCCTGAAGCAACAGCTGGAGCTATTGGTGTCTCACCAGCGAGTGTGGGATTGGATGGAACAGCAGCTAAGAAGAAAAGGGGTAGACCAAGGAAATATGGGCCAGATGGGTTGAACTCTATGGCATTGTCACCCATTCCAATCTCATCTTCAGCTCCATTTGCTAATGAATTCTCATCCGGGAAGCAGCGGGGGAAACCGCGAGCGATGGAGTACAAGCTGCCGAAGAAAGTTGGAGTGGATCTTTTTG GTGATTCTGTTGGTACAAACTTTATGCCCCATATCATTGCGGTCAATACTGGCGAG GACATTACAATGAAGGTTATATCTTTTTCCCAACAAGGACCCCGTGCTATATGCATCCTATCTGCTAGTGGTGTAATTTCAAATGTTACACTTCGTCAGCCTGATTCTTCTGGGGGAACCTTGACCTATGAG GGCCGTTTTGAGATACTTTCATTATCTGGATCATTCATGCCTACTGACAACCAAGGAACAAGAAGCAGATCAGGTGGGATGAGCGTTTCATTGTCAAGTCCAGATGGTCGCATTGTAGGTGGTGGAGTTGCTGGTCTCCTTGTAGCTGCTGGTCCTGTGCAG GTGGTGGTGGGAAGCTTTTTGCCAAACAACCCGCAAGATAAGAAACCAAAGAAGCCAAAGTCTGATTATGCACCAGCTAATGTCACCCCTTCCATTGCAGTGTCTTCTGCGCCACCCCCTACTAATGGTGAAAAGGAGGATGTCATGGGTGGACACCTACTGCACAACAACTCAGGAACAACCCTTAACTCGAACTTTTCTCCTCCCTCGGCCTTTCGTCGAGAAAACTGGGTTAACATGCACTCCATGGCCGACTCGATGAAGTCGGTTACTGACATTAACATATCTCTTCCTGATAGTTAA